The genomic stretch TCGACGACGGTGTCGAAGAAGGAGATGGCGATGGGGCCGTTGACGCCAGCCGCGCCCTGGTGGATGTGCACCCGCGTCGGCTCACCCACCTTGGTCAGGTTCAGTTGGAAGCACGCGAGGTTGCGATTGGGGAAAAACAGCACCCGCGCTTTGCCCGAGCCATCGGGGTCGCCTTCACCAACTTCCGCTTCGCCGGTGAGGGCGGCTGTGAGAAACTGATCCTGGAGTGGAGCAAAATTGACTTCGCCCGAGACCGAGGCGAGCGTGGTGCCGGACGCGGAGGGGTCGCCGAATTGGCTTCCCGTCTGTGAGGCGTTGCCAGAGGCATCATCGTCGTTGTAGT from Bacteroidota bacterium encodes the following:
- a CDS encoding CHRD domain-containing protein — its product is MPRFLSLRLLVFLLAVGLAACDSYGDDYNDDDASGNASQTGSQFGDPSASGTTLASVSGEVNFAPLQDQFLTAALTGEAEVGEGDPDGSGKARVLFFPNRNLACFQLNLTKVGEPTRVHIHQGAAGVNGPIAISFFDTVVENPVPAPPNLIGCVTAERDVIERILANPANYYVNVHTEAYPAGAVRGQLYD